The following are from one region of the Geoalkalibacter subterraneus genome:
- a CDS encoding ExbD/TolR family protein — translation MAFRRKQQDDARIDMTPMVDVVFLLLIFFMISTTFVETPGIDIRLPESSARSVDREPEEIKVYLTNEGEIFLGDEPTTKAQLEKFLEGKRDDAGQITFLLLADREARHGMVVELMDLARTSGFSRLAIGTEESSRRPRE, via the coding sequence ATGGCTTTTCGCCGCAAGCAACAAGATGATGCACGCATCGATATGACTCCCATGGTGGACGTGGTTTTTCTGCTGCTGATCTTTTTCATGATCTCCACCACCTTCGTTGAGACGCCGGGAATCGATATCCGTCTGCCTGAATCTTCGGCGCGCTCCGTTGATCGTGAACCTGAAGAGATCAAGGTCTATCTCACGAATGAAGGCGAGATCTTCCTCGGTGATGAACCGACCACCAAGGCACAACTCGAAAAATTTCTTGAAGGAAAGCGGGACGACGCCGGTCAGATTACCTTTCTTCTGCTGGCGGATCGCGAGGCCCGCCATGGCATGGTGGTCGAGTTGATGGACCTGGCCCGCACTTCGGGATTTTCGCGGCTTGCCATCGGGACGGAAGAATCTTCACGACGTCCGCGGGAATGA
- a CDS encoding HIT family protein, whose translation MESLWAPWRMEYIKGESPKECIFCLKSKPEEDRQRMVLFRGEHSFVIINRYPYTNGHLMVAPYRHTVNLGDFTDAELIEVHRLISLSCDVLKDCVNPDGFNVGLNIGRVAGAGIDDHLHYHIVPRWSGDTNFMPVMADVRVVPQHLEETYEQLRAAFDKFRNRA comes from the coding sequence ATGGAATCTTTGTGGGCGCCCTGGCGCATGGAGTATATCAAGGGAGAATCACCCAAAGAGTGTATCTTCTGCCTCAAATCCAAACCCGAGGAGGACCGGCAGCGGATGGTTCTTTTCCGTGGGGAACATTCCTTTGTCATCATTAACCGCTATCCCTACACCAACGGCCATCTGATGGTGGCCCCCTATCGGCACACCGTCAACCTGGGGGATTTCACCGATGCCGAGCTGATTGAAGTCCACCGCTTGATCAGCCTTTCCTGCGATGTGCTGAAGGATTGCGTCAATCCCGATGGATTCAACGTGGGGCTCAACATCGGCCGGGTCGCCGGCGCCGGAATTGATGACCACCTGCACTACCACATTGTGCCGCGCTGGAGCGGCGACACCAATTTCATGCCGGTGATGGCCGACGTGCGGGTCGTCCCCCAGCACCTTGAAGAGACCTACGAGCAGCTTCGTGCCGCATTTGATAAATTCAGAAACCGGGCGTGA
- a CDS encoding cation diffusion facilitator family transporter — translation MTSSAPRTSGARKIRAAHFSLATATALSAVKLVTGVATGSMAVISSAVDSLLDILMSAVNLVAIKKAEQPADETHPFGHGKYETLATLIQSTIIAFSGGAIIFESARRLARGPEISRIEGGIIVLAGSIVASWAISRYLKRVARETDSSALRADSLHFSMDVYTNAGLLLGLILIKLTGMSWLDPVLSILIAIYIISEAVRLVRHGLSDVLDEQLPLSIQDEVSRLIADHGRLYLDYHNLRTRRAGSRKIMDFHLTVCKLLTVKEAHNIADHLEKRIEEEVHDADVTIHVEPCEDESCVGIREKCPHLAAAAKAVPGHRDPFLDTTDSTKKGAS, via the coding sequence ATGACTTCTTCAGCCCCCCGCACCTCAGGCGCCCGAAAAATCCGTGCGGCGCACTTCTCCCTCGCCACCGCCACCGCCCTCAGCGCCGTCAAACTGGTCACGGGCGTGGCTACAGGTTCCATGGCGGTTATTTCGTCGGCGGTGGACTCTCTGCTCGACATCCTGATGTCGGCGGTGAACCTGGTCGCCATCAAGAAGGCGGAGCAACCCGCCGATGAAACACATCCTTTCGGCCACGGCAAATACGAGACCCTGGCAACCCTCATCCAGAGTACGATCATCGCTTTTTCCGGCGGCGCCATCATTTTTGAATCGGCCCGGCGCCTGGCGCGGGGTCCCGAGATTTCGCGCATCGAAGGAGGCATCATCGTCCTGGCCGGATCCATTGTCGCATCCTGGGCCATCAGCCGCTACCTCAAGCGCGTTGCACGCGAGACGGACTCCTCCGCCCTGAGAGCTGACTCGCTGCATTTTTCCATGGATGTCTACACCAACGCCGGGCTGCTGCTGGGGCTGATCCTGATCAAGCTGACCGGCATGAGCTGGCTGGACCCGGTTCTTTCCATCCTTATCGCCATCTACATCATCAGCGAAGCGGTGCGCCTGGTCCGCCACGGGCTGAGCGATGTTCTCGACGAGCAGCTGCCGCTCTCCATCCAGGATGAAGTCTCACGCCTGATTGCCGATCATGGCAGGCTTTATCTGGACTACCACAACCTGCGCACGCGCCGCGCCGGATCCAGAAAGATCATGGATTTTCACCTGACGGTCTGCAAGCTCCTCACCGTCAAGGAAGCCCACAATATTGCCGATCATCTCGAGAAACGCATCGAGGAAGAGGTCCACGATGCCGATGTGACCATCCACGTCGAGCCCTGCGAAGACGAAAGCTGCGTCGGCATCCGCGAGAAATGCCCCCATCTCGCTGCAGCGGCAAAAGCCGTCCCCGGACACCGTGACCCGTTCCTCGACACCACCGATTCCACAAAAAAAGGGGCCTCATAA
- a CDS encoding NADP-dependent malic enzyme codes for MSKRQEALDYHSSGRKGKIEVITTKPCATSRDLSLAYSPGVAEPCLEIEKNPNDAYKYTAKGNLVAVVSNGTAVLGLGDIGALAGKPVMEGKGVLFKTFADVDVFDIELDTKDPDELIRTVKLLEPTFGGINLEDIKGPECFYIEEQLQEILNIPVFHDDQHGTAIIAAAGLINALEIIGKKLEDIRIVVNGAGAAGIACAKLAIDMGARPENVMLADSKGVIYKGRTAGMNPYKERYAVDTDARSLEDAMKGADVFFGVSVKGALTNEMLASMAPDPIVFAMANPDPEITPPDAYKVRSDVIIGTGRSDYNNQVNNVLCFPFLFRGALDTHAKAINAEMKIAAVKALADLAKQDVPDSVRRAYGGEAIKFGREYLIPKPFDPRVLLHVAPAVAQAAMDSGVARRPIADMDKYIEQLEALQGRSKEVMRILINKAKANPKRIVFPEGDDDKILRAAQIIIDEGIATPILLGNKEEIEERIKALNLDLYQAEIIDPENSPLLEDYINEFFEMRQRKGVTLAEAKRLIRKNRNYFGAMMVQDGHADTLLSGISHHYPETIRPALEIIGKKDGLSKVHGLYMMVTKKEAVFFADTTVTIEPTAEELAETAILTARKARHFDIKPRVAMLSFSNFGSAEHPLTVKVKRATELVKKWAPELNVDGEIQANVALDPDLVAAQYPFSDLKGDANIFIFPDLQSGNIAYKLLHKLGNAEQIGPILMGMKKPVHVLQRGDDVADIVNMAAVAVVDVQESIAQG; via the coding sequence ATGTCCAAGCGCCAGGAAGCTTTGGATTATCACAGCAGCGGACGAAAGGGAAAAATCGAAGTCATCACCACCAAACCCTGTGCCACCAGCCGTGACCTCTCCCTCGCATACAGTCCCGGGGTTGCCGAACCCTGTCTCGAAATCGAAAAAAATCCCAACGACGCCTACAAATACACCGCCAAGGGCAACCTGGTTGCGGTTGTCTCCAATGGAACCGCGGTTCTGGGTCTTGGTGACATCGGCGCCCTGGCCGGAAAGCCCGTCATGGAAGGCAAAGGCGTTCTGTTCAAGACCTTTGCCGATGTCGACGTCTTTGACATTGAACTCGACACCAAGGATCCCGATGAGCTAATCCGGACCGTCAAACTGCTTGAACCCACCTTCGGCGGCATCAACCTGGAGGATATCAAGGGACCTGAATGCTTCTACATTGAAGAGCAGCTGCAGGAGATCCTCAATATCCCCGTGTTTCACGATGACCAGCACGGCACCGCCATCATCGCCGCGGCAGGTCTGATCAATGCCCTGGAAATCATCGGCAAGAAACTTGAGGATATCCGCATTGTCGTCAATGGTGCCGGCGCTGCAGGCATTGCCTGCGCCAAACTGGCCATCGATATGGGTGCACGGCCAGAGAATGTCATGCTGGCAGACAGCAAAGGTGTGATCTACAAGGGACGCACCGCGGGGATGAACCCCTACAAGGAGCGCTACGCCGTCGACACGGATGCACGCTCCCTGGAAGATGCCATGAAGGGCGCGGATGTGTTCTTCGGCGTCTCGGTCAAAGGGGCGCTGACCAATGAAATGCTGGCCTCCATGGCCCCGGATCCGATTGTTTTTGCGATGGCCAACCCTGACCCTGAAATCACTCCTCCGGATGCCTATAAGGTGCGCAGCGATGTCATCATCGGTACCGGCCGCAGCGATTACAATAACCAGGTCAATAACGTGCTGTGCTTTCCCTTCCTGTTCCGGGGCGCGCTTGACACCCACGCCAAGGCGATCAACGCCGAGATGAAAATCGCAGCGGTAAAAGCGCTGGCGGACCTGGCCAAGCAGGACGTCCCCGATTCAGTGCGGCGCGCCTACGGCGGCGAGGCGATTAAATTCGGACGCGAATACCTGATCCCGAAACCTTTCGATCCCCGGGTTCTGCTGCACGTGGCTCCCGCAGTCGCTCAAGCCGCAATGGACTCCGGCGTGGCACGCCGCCCCATTGCTGACATGGATAAATACATCGAGCAGCTTGAGGCCCTGCAGGGACGCTCCAAGGAAGTGATGCGCATCCTGATCAACAAAGCCAAGGCCAATCCCAAGCGCATCGTTTTCCCGGAAGGCGACGACGACAAGATCCTGCGCGCCGCTCAGATCATTATCGATGAAGGGATCGCCACCCCGATCCTGCTTGGGAATAAGGAGGAGATCGAAGAGCGGATCAAGGCGCTTAATCTCGACCTCTACCAGGCTGAAATCATCGACCCGGAGAACTCGCCTCTGCTGGAGGACTATATCAACGAATTCTTTGAAATGCGCCAGCGCAAAGGGGTCACCCTTGCAGAAGCAAAACGGCTCATCAGAAAGAACCGCAACTATTTCGGAGCCATGATGGTTCAGGATGGACACGCCGACACCCTCCTGTCCGGCATCAGCCATCACTACCCGGAGACCATCCGCCCGGCCCTGGAGATCATCGGCAAAAAAGACGGCCTCTCCAAAGTTCACGGCCTCTATATGATGGTCACCAAGAAGGAAGCGGTCTTCTTCGCGGACACGACAGTCACCATCGAGCCCACCGCTGAAGAACTGGCTGAAACGGCGATTCTCACCGCACGCAAGGCACGGCACTTCGATATCAAACCGCGGGTTGCCATGCTGTCATTCTCCAACTTCGGCAGCGCCGAGCACCCTCTTACCGTCAAGGTCAAGCGGGCGACCGAACTGGTGAAGAAATGGGCTCCCGAGCTTAACGTCGACGGTGAAATTCAAGCCAACGTCGCTCTCGACCCTGACCTGGTGGCCGCTCAGTACCCCTTCTCCGATCTCAAAGGCGACGCCAATATCTTCATCTTCCCGGATCTGCAGTCGGGCAACATCGCCTACAAGCTTCTGCACAAGCTTGGCAACGCCGAGCAGATCGGCCCGATCCTGATGGGAATGAAGAAGCCGGTTCACGTCCTGCAGCGCGGCGATGATGTTGCAGACATCGTCAACATGGCGGCGGTCGCTGTGGTCGATGTTCAGGAATCGATCGCCCAGGGCTGA
- a CDS encoding methyl-accepting chemotaxis protein, giving the protein MDMERNIDRKFLYAAGGVMLGILAPIGWLILHPLLFWRSGQGFWEQFLSHLFAGPENTALYLYMGGGTAVVLGAFGFFIGKSSQQIHQRAQRLDELNQEVALQKEDFERRFRDLNGSIKSFHGINANIQKTVVADEVLDLAAEGLHRILNYDRVNIFLVDNKEKVMHWAGSRDGEDETHNEELPDIPLDPRAGALYHAVTESRIIFVDNARTMPSEYHLQPPMSEMSKLRSRSFILCPVIVNDEVVGLFAVDNKKKQKNLDETDVDTVKLFADQVSSALTKINLIGAVEILIGELNKTFQDFAKYREEYSKLISSLKRATASTAASITEIVSGADVVRDAVNSTQSASSEISVSIEQVSQNMKLLTDFMENSISAMTEISTTIKNIQENGAVSQEMSETVKKQAEEGVKSVTDTMAGLQGISTSVKDASSVISSLSEKSEQIDHITTVINEITQKTNLLALNAAIIAAQAGEQGRSFGVVAEEIRGLSQETASSTGAITQIIHEIKEFTEQAVGHIGKTSDWVAKGMDLGRGTESSLRRILDSASNAMGMSRDIRKATEEVSHSAEYVSQSIEELGEMASQVSLAFREQAQGTRSIVQSIEEIKNMADDMVVATAQQEKDTREIEKGVDSVQTMADSIFGEMDERRRQSQDVVERLERLKQS; this is encoded by the coding sequence ATGGATATGGAACGCAATATCGACCGGAAGTTTCTCTACGCAGCCGGCGGGGTTATGCTCGGCATTCTCGCCCCTATCGGTTGGCTGATTCTGCACCCGTTGCTCTTCTGGCGTTCCGGCCAGGGGTTCTGGGAACAGTTTCTAAGCCATCTTTTCGCAGGCCCGGAAAATACAGCTCTTTACTTGTATATGGGGGGCGGGACCGCGGTTGTTCTCGGGGCGTTCGGCTTCTTTATCGGCAAATCGAGCCAACAGATTCACCAGCGCGCTCAGCGCCTGGATGAATTGAACCAGGAAGTGGCTCTGCAGAAAGAAGATTTCGAGCGTCGCTTTCGGGACCTGAACGGCAGCATCAAGAGTTTTCACGGCATCAACGCCAACATCCAGAAGACCGTGGTTGCCGACGAGGTGCTTGACCTGGCCGCTGAAGGACTCCACCGCATTCTGAATTACGACCGGGTGAATATCTTTCTCGTCGATAACAAGGAGAAGGTGATGCACTGGGCCGGCAGTCGTGATGGAGAGGATGAAACCCATAATGAGGAGTTGCCCGATATCCCTCTTGACCCAAGAGCGGGCGCCCTTTACCACGCGGTGACCGAATCCCGCATAATCTTCGTCGACAATGCGCGGACCATGCCGTCTGAATATCACCTGCAGCCTCCCATGAGCGAGATGTCTAAACTGCGTTCGCGCAGTTTCATTCTCTGCCCCGTCATCGTCAACGACGAGGTGGTCGGCCTGTTTGCGGTGGACAATAAGAAGAAGCAGAAAAACCTTGATGAAACCGATGTGGATACCGTCAAGCTTTTTGCTGACCAGGTTTCTTCGGCGCTGACCAAGATAAACCTGATCGGCGCGGTCGAGATATTGATCGGTGAGTTGAACAAGACGTTCCAGGATTTCGCCAAGTATCGCGAAGAATATTCCAAGCTGATCTCTTCCCTCAAGCGGGCGACCGCCTCCACTGCCGCGTCCATTACCGAAATCGTCAGCGGGGCCGATGTGGTGCGCGATGCCGTCAACAGCACCCAGTCTGCCTCCAGCGAGATTTCCGTTTCCATCGAGCAGGTTTCCCAGAACATGAAACTGCTGACCGATTTCATGGAAAACTCCATCTCGGCCATGACCGAGATTTCCACGACCATCAAGAACATTCAGGAAAACGGCGCGGTGTCGCAGGAGATGTCGGAGACGGTCAAGAAGCAGGCTGAAGAAGGCGTCAAGTCGGTCACCGACACCATGGCCGGTCTGCAGGGGATCTCCACCTCCGTCAAGGACGCTTCCAGCGTGATCTCGTCGCTGTCGGAAAAGAGCGAGCAGATCGACCACATTACGACGGTGATCAACGAAATCACCCAGAAAACCAACCTGCTGGCCCTCAATGCCGCGATTATCGCTGCCCAGGCCGGTGAGCAGGGGCGCTCCTTCGGTGTTGTCGCCGAGGAGATTCGTGGACTCTCTCAGGAAACAGCCAGTTCGACCGGTGCCATCACCCAGATTATCCACGAGATCAAGGAGTTCACCGAGCAGGCGGTCGGACATATCGGCAAAACCAGCGACTGGGTGGCCAAGGGGATGGATCTCGGCCGCGGCACCGAAAGTTCACTGCGGCGGATTCTTGACAGCGCCAGCAACGCCATGGGCATGTCCCGTGACATCCGCAAGGCGACGGAAGAGGTCTCCCATAGCGCGGAATATGTCAGCCAATCGATCGAGGAGTTGGGCGAGATGGCTTCGCAGGTCTCGCTGGCTTTCCGCGAGCAGGCGCAGGGGACGCGCAGCATCGTTCAGTCGATCGAAGAGATCAAGAACATGGCCGACGACATGGTTGTTGCCACTGCTCAGCAGGAGAAAGACACGCGTGAAATCGAGAAAGGCGTGGACTCGGTGCAGACCATGGCGGACAGCATCTTCGGCGAGATGGACGAGCGCCGGAGGCAGAGCCAGGACGTGGTCGAGCGTTTGGAGCGACTCAAGCAGAGCTGA
- a CDS encoding metallophosphoesterase family protein codes for MVIGVVSDTHLRDNSASWQFLNRLREEFFQDAAMILHAGDLVDPAILDAFDPIPVVAVRGNMDPASSGLPLKRIIHQAGFRIGLIHGWGSVAGLEERIRREFYGEDLDCLVFGHSHQCANHHYGRTLMFNPGSACDPRQAPFPTVGRLYLEQTLHGEVLRCD; via the coding sequence GTGGTCATTGGTGTTGTTTCCGATACCCATTTGCGCGACAATAGCGCCAGTTGGCAGTTTCTCAATCGCCTGCGGGAAGAGTTCTTTCAGGACGCCGCCATGATTCTTCATGCCGGTGATCTGGTCGATCCCGCCATCCTGGATGCATTCGACCCCATCCCGGTGGTGGCTGTGCGGGGAAACATGGACCCGGCCTCCAGCGGTCTGCCTCTGAAGCGGATCATCCATCAGGCAGGTTTTCGTATCGGCCTTATTCACGGGTGGGGCAGTGTCGCCGGACTTGAAGAGCGGATTCGGCGCGAGTTTTATGGCGAGGACCTCGACTGCCTTGTCTTCGGCCACAGTCATCAGTGCGCCAATCATCATTACGGGCGCACCCTGATGTTCAATCCCGGCAGTGCCTGCGACCCGCGGCAGGCGCCTTTCCCGACGGTGGGGCGTCTCTACCTTGAACAGACGCTGCATGGAGAGGTGCTGCGCTGCGATTGA
- a CDS encoding MotA/TolQ/ExbB proton channel family protein, which produces MLELINKGGPFMWPIGVCSVLALAIFLERVFVYFRIRRGSQGLFHEVESLAGKGRHDEAIIVCQRADTPLARIFIAALRVAGRPREQIKTLVEEAGNRESAPLSRYLGLMATIANISPLLGLLGTVWGMIEAFNVIALQGVGTPATLGGGISQALITTAAGLTVAIPTILGHRYLTSRADRITLEMEEYSLHLVDVLGS; this is translated from the coding sequence ATGCTTGAACTGATAAACAAAGGCGGCCCCTTCATGTGGCCGATCGGGGTCTGCTCGGTGCTGGCCCTGGCAATTTTTCTGGAGCGGGTATTCGTCTATTTCCGCATTCGTCGCGGCTCGCAGGGGCTGTTCCATGAAGTCGAGTCGCTGGCCGGCAAAGGTCGCCATGACGAGGCGATTATTGTCTGCCAGCGTGCCGATACCCCCCTGGCGCGCATTTTCATCGCCGCGCTGCGCGTGGCGGGACGCCCGCGTGAGCAGATCAAGACCCTGGTCGAAGAGGCAGGCAACCGTGAATCGGCCCCCCTGTCGCGCTACCTTGGCCTGATGGCGACGATCGCCAACATCAGCCCCCTGCTGGGTCTGCTGGGAACCGTGTGGGGTATGATCGAAGCCTTCAACGTCATCGCTCTTCAGGGAGTGGGGACGCCCGCCACCCTTGGCGGCGGCATTTCCCAGGCCCTGATCACGACTGCGGCCGGTCTGACCGTTGCCATTCCCACCATTCTCGGGCATCGCTACCTGACCAGCCGTGCCGACCGTATTACCCTTGAGATGGAGGAGTATTCCCTTCATCTGGTGGATGTCCTCGGGAGCTGA
- the thrC gene encoding threonine synthase, with amino-acid sequence MRYQSTRGKVNGLSFREAVLMGLADDGGLLLPETLPRLSSGDLESLYRLDYPELAFQIISHFVDDIPSADLSRLLNRSYAGFTHPDVTPLVHRDGVYILELFHGPTLAFKDVALQFLGNLFEYLLEKSGQTMNIIGATSGDTGSAAIHGVRGKKNINIFILHPQGKVSPVQELQMTTVTDDNVFNLAVDGTFDDAQAIVKEIFGDVAFKNRLNLGAINSINWARVLAQVVYYFYAFGRLRRETGCEKAYFSVPTGNFGDIFAGYIARSMGLPIHKLILATNENNILSRFVEQGDYSLGSVVSTLSPSMDIQVASNFERYLFFLLQRDPEAVNKAMADFKKDGRLHFSPEQIARVQEDFLAQSVDREQTLATIRDFHADTGYVLDPHTAVGVHAGRCRSGGEYPVVCLATAHPAKFKEAVVQAIGREPQRPESLQGLEERQKRCRTISADAAAVREFIEQNAC; translated from the coding sequence ATGCGCTACCAGAGTACCCGCGGAAAGGTCAACGGTCTGTCTTTCAGGGAGGCCGTCCTGATGGGGTTGGCCGATGACGGCGGCCTTCTTCTGCCAGAGACCCTGCCGAGGCTGAGTTCCGGCGACCTTGAAAGTCTTTATCGGCTGGACTACCCGGAGCTGGCTTTTCAGATTATTTCCCATTTTGTTGACGATATTCCCTCGGCGGATCTGAGCCGTCTGCTCAATCGCTCTTATGCCGGCTTTACCCATCCGGATGTGACGCCGCTGGTCCATCGCGACGGGGTCTACATCCTGGAGCTTTTCCATGGGCCGACCCTCGCCTTCAAGGATGTCGCCCTGCAGTTTCTCGGCAACCTGTTCGAATACCTGCTCGAGAAAAGCGGCCAGACCATGAACATCATCGGCGCCACTTCCGGCGATACCGGCAGCGCCGCCATTCATGGCGTGCGCGGCAAGAAAAACATCAACATCTTTATTCTGCACCCGCAGGGCAAGGTATCACCGGTGCAGGAACTGCAGATGACAACGGTCACCGACGACAACGTCTTCAACCTTGCCGTCGATGGAACCTTCGACGACGCCCAGGCCATCGTCAAGGAGATCTTCGGCGATGTCGCCTTCAAGAACCGGCTCAATCTCGGCGCCATCAATTCCATCAACTGGGCCCGCGTGCTGGCGCAGGTGGTCTACTATTTCTACGCCTTCGGGCGCCTGCGCCGCGAGACCGGCTGCGAAAAGGCCTATTTCTCGGTGCCGACCGGCAACTTCGGAGACATCTTCGCCGGTTACATTGCACGGTCCATGGGCCTGCCGATTCACAAGCTGATCCTGGCCACCAACGAAAACAATATTCTCAGCCGATTCGTCGAGCAGGGCGATTACTCGCTGGGGTCCGTGGTCAGCACCCTCTCCCCGTCCATGGATATCCAGGTCGCCAGCAACTTTGAGCGCTATCTTTTCTTTCTTCTGCAGCGCGATCCCGAGGCTGTCAACAAAGCCATGGCCGATTTTAAAAAAGACGGCCGCCTGCACTTTTCGCCGGAGCAGATCGCACGGGTGCAGGAAGACTTCCTGGCACAGAGTGTCGACCGTGAACAGACGCTGGCCACCATTCGCGATTTCCACGCCGATACGGGGTATGTTCTCGACCCTCACACCGCGGTGGGCGTTCATGCAGGGCGCTGCCGGAGCGGTGGAGAATACCCGGTCGTCTGCCTGGCCACGGCTCACCCGGCAAAATTCAAAGAAGCCGTCGTGCAGGCCATCGGCCGCGAACCACAACGGCCGGAATCTCTCCAGGGTCTCGAAGAACGGCAGAAGCGCTGCCGCACAATCAGCGCCGACGCCGCAGCGGTTCGAGAGTTTATTGAACAAAACGCCTGCTGA
- a CDS encoding ROK family protein has product MNNSGDDTFMQRRFLVGIDLGGTNCRMALVDGQGRVCRRERFSSRDFDHVDGLMAKIEVICREFEIAVRGAGGEIVALGAGVPGLVDYQGKVMVAPNLSWLNGVDFSARLAELGQWSVRVINDANAIAWGEHAWGAVRDNSSFLAVTLGTGVGGGLVLGGRLWVGSDGAAGEFGHVVVEPDGRPCRCGSRGCLEQYASATGILRSVREELVQGRRSSLESLDADALTALAVGRAAREGDALALDVLNEAGRRLGQGLAMIANVLNPEAVVICGGVSLSLDLMRPSLDGELSRRAFEVSARRLRIVAGELGDDAGILGAAHIAGCTDALWP; this is encoded by the coding sequence ATGAACAATTCAGGCGACGACACTTTTATGCAGCGGCGTTTTCTGGTCGGCATTGATCTTGGCGGCACTAATTGCCGGATGGCTCTTGTGGATGGTCAGGGCCGTGTTTGTCGGCGCGAGCGTTTCAGCAGTCGGGATTTCGACCACGTCGATGGCCTGATGGCTAAAATCGAGGTCATCTGCCGGGAGTTTGAGATCGCAGTCCGCGGAGCCGGTGGGGAAATTGTCGCCCTCGGCGCAGGCGTTCCGGGGCTGGTCGATTACCAGGGCAAAGTCATGGTCGCTCCCAACCTCAGTTGGCTCAACGGCGTTGATTTTTCTGCACGGCTTGCTGAACTTGGTCAGTGGTCAGTGCGTGTCATCAACGATGCCAATGCGATTGCCTGGGGTGAACACGCCTGGGGCGCTGTCCGCGACAACAGTTCTTTTCTTGCCGTGACGCTGGGGACCGGCGTCGGTGGAGGCCTGGTGCTGGGGGGGCGCTTGTGGGTCGGCTCCGATGGGGCCGCGGGTGAATTCGGACATGTCGTGGTCGAACCCGACGGCCGGCCCTGCAGGTGCGGCAGTCGCGGCTGCCTTGAGCAGTATGCCTCCGCAACGGGAATTTTACGCTCTGTTCGGGAGGAGCTGGTGCAGGGACGACGCTCCAGCCTTGAATCTCTGGACGCCGACGCGTTGACCGCGCTCGCCGTAGGCCGTGCCGCCCGTGAAGGGGATGCACTGGCCCTGGACGTCCTTAACGAAGCCGGCAGGCGTCTCGGCCAGGGGCTGGCGATGATTGCCAACGTCCTTAATCCTGAAGCCGTTGTGATCTGCGGCGGAGTCAGTTTGAGCCTCGACCTGATGCGGCCAAGTCTTGACGGTGAATTGTCCCGTCGAGCGTTTGAGGTCAGTGCGCGCCGCCTGCGCATTGTCGCCGGGGAACTCGGCGACGATGCCGGCATTCTCGGGGCTGCCCATATCGCCGGCTGCACCGACGCCCTGTGGCCCTGA